Proteins encoded by one window of Anaeromyxobacter diazotrophicus:
- the lipB gene encoding lipoyl(octanoyl) transferase LipB — protein sequence MRTLAVHKLGRVEYEDGLRLMALAGEAVRAGQPAATDHLFLVEHPPVLTLGRSAEQKNVLASPAWLEQQGFELHPTDRGGDVTYHGPGQVVAYPVVDLSDRPDVRKYVGALEEAMIRTCADHGIAAGRHEEHRGAWVGRKKIGAVGVHLARWITSHGLAFNVAPDLMHFQVIVPCGISDPRLGVTSLAAELAGQGRAAPPLAEVEEQLAAHLAVLLGRRREDRAPDLRTASVVPLGADGRVLLLRRSEARGGFWQPVTGRLEPGESPEAAARRELLEETGADAPVEPLGYRHGFAIEPGLWRGAPPGLAVAEETAFAARLPPGFTCQLSDEHAEHGWFTPAEALARLRYAGLRQAVRRATRRGSAGERVP from the coding sequence GTGAGGACCCTCGCCGTCCACAAGCTCGGCCGCGTCGAGTACGAGGACGGGCTGCGGCTCATGGCGCTCGCCGGCGAGGCGGTCCGCGCCGGCCAGCCGGCCGCGACCGACCACCTCTTCCTGGTCGAGCACCCGCCCGTCCTCACCCTGGGCCGCAGCGCCGAGCAGAAGAACGTCCTCGCCTCGCCGGCGTGGCTCGAGCAGCAGGGGTTCGAGCTGCACCCGACCGACCGCGGCGGCGACGTCACCTACCACGGACCGGGCCAGGTGGTGGCCTACCCGGTGGTCGACCTCTCCGACCGCCCCGACGTGCGCAAGTACGTCGGCGCGCTCGAGGAGGCGATGATCCGCACCTGCGCCGACCACGGGATCGCGGCGGGGCGGCACGAGGAGCACCGCGGCGCCTGGGTGGGCCGGAAGAAGATCGGCGCCGTCGGCGTGCACCTCGCCCGCTGGATCACCTCGCACGGGCTCGCCTTCAACGTCGCGCCGGACCTGATGCACTTCCAGGTGATCGTCCCCTGCGGCATCTCCGATCCGCGGCTCGGGGTGACGAGCCTCGCCGCGGAGCTCGCGGGGCAGGGCCGCGCGGCGCCGCCGCTCGCCGAGGTGGAGGAGCAGCTCGCCGCGCACCTCGCGGTGCTCCTCGGCCGCCGCCGCGAGGACCGGGCGCCGGATCTGCGCACCGCGTCGGTGGTCCCGCTGGGCGCGGACGGCCGGGTGCTGCTCCTGCGCCGGTCCGAGGCGCGCGGCGGCTTCTGGCAGCCCGTCACCGGCCGGCTCGAGCCCGGCGAGTCGCCGGAGGCCGCGGCCAGGCGCGAGCTGCTCGAGGAGACCGGGGCCGACGCGCCGGTCGAGCCGCTCGGCTATCGCCACGGCTTCGCGATCGAGCCCGGGCTGTGGCGCGGGGCGCCGCCCGGCCTGGCGGTGGCGGAGGAGACCGCCTTCGCCGCCCGCCTCCCGCCCGGCTTCACCTGCCAGCTCTCCGACGAGCACGCGGAGCACGGCTGGTTCACGCCCGCCGAGGCGCTGGCGCGGCTGCGCTACGCCGGCCTGCGCCAGGCCGTGCGGCGCGCCACCCGCCGGGGCAGCGCGGGCGAGCGGGTGCCCTGA
- a CDS encoding alpha-isopropylmalate synthase regulatory domain-containing protein, with amino-acid sequence MKIAIYDATLTEGTRQAGVQLSVRDKLRVALRLAELGVAFVEGGWPGARGDAEIFREARQLELGGARLCACATLQPGGRGGSELRAALRSGAPAITLRVPLASGRRAAAGWRGALAAAVKAVRRDGRAAIVDLDGFFDAQRQGGAAALGAVEAAARAGAEVILLGDVRGGALPSEIEAGVAAARRAAGAAAIGIRARDDAGLAVANSLVAVGKGASVVAATVNGYGERCGAADLVAVAAALELKLGHQALAAGQLRRLTSLAHFVAELVDREPSRDQPYVGQDAFAGGADELAPHVDPEAVGNRAGPAMADERGHPGALRVARALGLPARGERDARQVLERLAAWERRGFRYEGAEASFDLVLRALAGRRREYFRVLAYRVLDVHREKRGFTEATVELAVSGEHVHAAALGVGPVNALDQALRKALELHYPELSSMKLVQSRSKSLATDVGTAGDVRVLVDSADARDHWGTAGVSDNLLDACRQALVDAIEYKLAKDDVAPHPRRARPRSR; translated from the coding sequence GTGAAGATCGCGATCTACGACGCCACCCTCACGGAGGGGACGCGGCAGGCCGGGGTGCAGCTGTCGGTCCGCGACAAGCTCCGGGTGGCCCTGCGGCTCGCCGAGCTGGGGGTCGCCTTCGTCGAGGGCGGCTGGCCGGGCGCGCGCGGAGACGCCGAGATCTTCCGGGAGGCGCGGCAGCTCGAGCTGGGCGGCGCGCGGCTGTGCGCCTGCGCCACCCTCCAGCCCGGCGGCCGGGGGGGTAGCGAGCTGCGGGCGGCGCTGCGCTCCGGCGCCCCCGCGATCACGCTGCGCGTCCCGCTGGCCTCCGGCCGCCGCGCCGCGGCGGGCTGGCGCGGCGCCCTCGCGGCGGCGGTGAAGGCGGTGCGGCGCGACGGGCGCGCCGCGATCGTGGACCTCGACGGGTTCTTCGACGCCCAGCGCCAGGGCGGCGCGGCGGCGCTCGGCGCGGTGGAGGCGGCCGCGCGGGCCGGGGCGGAGGTGATCCTCCTCGGCGACGTCCGGGGCGGCGCGCTCCCGTCCGAGATCGAGGCGGGGGTGGCGGCGGCGCGCCGCGCGGCGGGCGCGGCGGCGATCGGGATCCGGGCCCGCGACGACGCCGGCCTGGCGGTCGCGAACAGCCTGGTGGCGGTGGGGAAGGGCGCGTCGGTCGTCGCCGCCACCGTGAACGGGTACGGCGAGCGGTGCGGCGCGGCCGACCTGGTGGCCGTCGCCGCGGCGCTGGAGCTCAAGCTCGGGCACCAGGCGCTCGCGGCCGGACAGCTCCGGCGGCTCACCTCGCTGGCGCACTTCGTGGCGGAGCTGGTCGATCGCGAGCCGTCGCGCGACCAGCCCTACGTCGGCCAGGACGCCTTCGCCGGCGGCGCGGACGAGCTCGCGCCGCACGTCGACCCCGAGGCGGTGGGCAACCGTGCCGGGCCGGCCATGGCCGACGAGCGGGGACACCCGGGGGCGCTGCGGGTGGCGCGCGCGCTCGGGCTGCCCGCGCGCGGCGAGCGCGACGCGCGCCAGGTGCTGGAGCGCCTCGCCGCCTGGGAGCGGCGCGGCTTCCGGTACGAGGGCGCCGAGGCGAGCTTCGACCTCGTGCTGCGGGCCCTGGCCGGCCGGCGCCGCGAGTACTTCCGGGTGCTGGCGTACCGCGTGCTCGACGTGCACCGGGAGAAGCGCGGGTTCACCGAGGCGACCGTGGAGCTCGCGGTGAGCGGCGAGCACGTCCACGCGGCGGCGCTCGGCGTCGGCCCCGTGAACGCCCTCGACCAGGCGCTCCGCAAGGCGCTCGAGCTGCACTACCCCGAGCTCTCCAGCATGAAGCTCGTGCAGTCGCGCTCGAAGAGCCTCGCCACCGACGTGGGGACGGCCGGGGACGTGCGGGTGCTGGTGGACAGCGCCGACGCTCGCGACCACTGGGGCACGGCCGGGGTCTCGGACAACCTGCTCGACGCCTGCCGGCAGGCGCTGGTGGACGCCATCGAGTACAAGCTCGCCAAGGACGACGTCGCGCCGCATCCCCGGCGCGCGCGCCCGCGGTCGCGGTGA
- a CDS encoding ComEA family DNA-binding protein: MARRLALAALCLLSLAPSVWRLLQARQAPPPACAPVGRGVAPRHWVGCPADEGPPRELTGRERLLSGLPVPLNDATPEDLAPVPGFTARLAAEAVADRARRGPFTSLDDLTRVRGIGPGRLAKARPFLALGGR, translated from the coding sequence ATGGCCCGCCGGCTCGCCCTCGCCGCCCTCTGCCTCCTGTCCCTCGCGCCCAGCGTGTGGCGGCTCTTGCAGGCGCGCCAGGCGCCTCCGCCCGCGTGCGCGCCGGTGGGGCGCGGCGTCGCGCCGCGCCACTGGGTAGGCTGCCCGGCGGACGAGGGTCCGCCCCGCGAGCTGACCGGCCGCGAGCGGCTCCTCTCGGGCCTGCCGGTCCCCCTGAACGACGCGACGCCGGAGGACCTGGCGCCGGTGCCGGGCTTCACGGCGCGCCTCGCCGCCGAGGCCGTGGCGGACCGCGCCCGGCGCGGGCCGTTCACCAGCCTGGACGACCTCACCCGGGTGCGGGGGATAGGCCCGGGCAGGCTGGCCAAGGCCCGGCCCTTCCTCGCGCTGGGAGGGCGGTAG
- a CDS encoding zinc-ribbon domain-containing protein — MLIRCEKCSTVYELDDALLPPEGAPVQCSRCQYVFTARPERPQPAGGEGKAPGGGGSPGTTAKPEATAKPDATAKPDATAKPDATAKPAATARPTATATASETAQPTSTSTSSRTATASPSQSPSPEPGSAAGASEAGELGGKSIPPDERAGEPASAPPPAPRSAAAPEVRSAPAPPAAEPAPVEAPRFTADGRPIRKVPFPEEDVTASGPRPVIARAPGGVLPRRGPRAGGLPLVPIAGVLVAVAVLLLAWRLYPRRPDPDAAGRLAEGLQLLLRDDRGSLTRAILAFDDAARADERQVDARADRVLARALLLGLVQGEAARLEVRLAARRAERARTEAPVGPPVPELAEQIDALEAQREVVRGRLRELEGVAATDLASLQRGDAARPSVQRARAVLEAYATDPARAAEAVLRDRPARGKDPWLDLAVGAGETRAVSPELRAEGVARLEKLVKAHPELLRARLALAEALARAGKVEAAVASLDALLAANRDHEDARALRAELTSGDARGGAAAPVPGARVPAGSPPPEAAAPHPRNESSQASPP; from the coding sequence GTGCTCATCCGCTGTGAGAAGTGCTCCACCGTCTACGAGCTCGACGACGCGCTGCTGCCGCCGGAGGGCGCTCCGGTCCAGTGCAGCCGGTGTCAGTACGTGTTCACGGCCCGGCCGGAGCGGCCGCAGCCGGCCGGGGGGGAGGGGAAGGCGCCGGGCGGGGGGGGGAGCCCGGGCACGACGGCGAAGCCGGAGGCGACCGCGAAGCCGGACGCGACCGCGAAGCCGGACGCGACCGCGAAGCCGGACGCGACCGCGAAGCCGGCTGCGACTGCGAGACCGACCGCGACCGCGACGGCGAGTGAGACCGCTCAACCGACCTCGACCTCGACCTCGAGCCGGACTGCGACCGCGAGCCCGAGCCAGAGCCCGAGCCCGGAACCTGGGTCGGCCGCAGGCGCGAGCGAGGCCGGGGAGCTCGGGGGGAAGTCGATCCCGCCGGACGAGAGGGCTGGAGAGCCGGCCTCGGCGCCCCCGCCCGCTCCGCGGTCGGCCGCAGCTCCCGAGGTCCGGTCCGCCCCCGCGCCGCCCGCCGCGGAGCCCGCGCCGGTCGAGGCGCCGCGCTTCACGGCCGACGGCCGCCCCATCCGCAAGGTCCCGTTCCCGGAGGAGGACGTCACCGCCAGCGGCCCGCGCCCGGTCATCGCCCGCGCGCCGGGGGGCGTCCTGCCGCGGCGCGGCCCGCGGGCCGGCGGCCTCCCGCTCGTGCCGATCGCGGGTGTGCTCGTCGCCGTGGCCGTGCTGCTCCTCGCCTGGCGCCTCTACCCACGGCGGCCCGATCCGGACGCAGCGGGCCGGCTCGCGGAGGGGCTGCAGCTCCTCCTCCGCGACGACCGCGGCAGCCTCACCCGCGCCATCCTGGCGTTCGACGACGCGGCGCGGGCCGACGAGCGCCAGGTGGACGCGAGGGCGGACCGGGTGCTGGCGCGGGCGCTCCTGCTCGGGCTGGTGCAGGGCGAGGCCGCGCGCCTCGAGGTGCGCCTCGCCGCGCGCCGGGCCGAGCGCGCCCGCACCGAGGCGCCGGTGGGCCCGCCGGTGCCGGAGCTGGCGGAGCAGATCGACGCGCTCGAGGCGCAGCGCGAGGTCGTCCGGGGGCGGCTGCGGGAGCTGGAGGGCGTGGCGGCGACGGACCTCGCCTCCCTGCAGCGGGGAGACGCGGCGCGCCCCTCGGTGCAGCGGGCCAGGGCGGTGCTCGAGGCGTACGCCACCGATCCCGCGCGCGCCGCCGAGGCGGTGCTGCGCGATCGCCCGGCGCGCGGCAAGGACCCCTGGCTCGACCTCGCCGTCGGCGCGGGCGAGACGCGCGCGGTGAGCCCGGAGCTGCGCGCCGAGGGGGTGGCGCGTCTCGAGAAGCTGGTGAAGGCGCACCCGGAGCTCTTGCGCGCGCGGCTCGCGCTGGCCGAGGCGCTGGCGCGCGCCGGGAAGGTCGAGGCGGCCGTGGCCTCGCTCGACGCCCTGCTCGCCGCCAACCGCGACCACGAGGACGCCCGGGCGCTGCGCGCCGAGCTCACCAGCGGGGACGCCCGCGGAGGCGCGGCGGCGCCGGTGCCGGGCGCGCGGGTGCCCGCCGGCTCGCCGCCTCCGGAGGCGGCGGCGCCTCACCCGCGGAACGAAAGTTCTCAGGCCTCTCCTCCCTGA
- a CDS encoding glycosyltransferase family 2 protein, whose protein sequence is MELLVLACLGLVAYSYLGYPLVLVVWTGLREAVSGARFLAGGPDRRSRRRDDRWPSMTVVVAAHDEETCIRQKVENCLALDYPPELLDVVVGCDGCSDRTAELARAAGGARVTVVEAPRAGKAAVLSRLVPRARGDVVLLTDANTLLERGAAKALARHFQDRSVGAVVGRLRLYNRVKRDYQESLYWKYETVLKYHEGKLGCVLGANGGLYAVRRLLFRPLRETTIIDDFVVPIRIAARGWRIPYDPEAVAYEETTEEVAADFARRARIGAGDWQALALVPEALDPRLGFLPFAFVSHKLLRWLAPFLLAAALAGSLALAVTGGLAARALLLAQLAFYGLALAGRRRPSGPWRRPAALAWYFVSMNAALAVGLWRFVSGTQRAAWSRTRRAAPDVPGVPTA, encoded by the coding sequence ATGGAGCTGCTGGTCCTCGCCTGCCTGGGCCTCGTCGCCTACAGCTACCTCGGGTATCCGCTGGTGCTCGTCGTCTGGACGGGGCTCCGGGAGGCGGTGAGCGGCGCCCGGTTCCTCGCCGGCGGGCCCGACCGGCGGTCGCGGCGGCGCGACGACCGCTGGCCCTCGATGACCGTGGTGGTGGCGGCGCACGACGAGGAGACCTGCATCCGGCAGAAGGTCGAGAACTGCCTCGCGCTCGACTACCCACCGGAGCTCCTCGACGTGGTGGTCGGGTGCGACGGCTGCAGCGATCGGACCGCGGAGCTGGCGCGGGCGGCCGGCGGCGCCCGCGTCACGGTGGTCGAGGCGCCGCGCGCCGGGAAGGCGGCCGTGCTGTCGCGCCTCGTGCCGAGGGCGCGGGGCGACGTGGTGCTCCTCACCGACGCCAACACCCTGCTCGAGCGCGGTGCGGCCAAGGCCCTGGCGCGCCACTTCCAGGATCGCTCGGTGGGCGCGGTGGTCGGCCGGCTGCGCCTCTACAACCGGGTGAAGCGCGACTACCAGGAGAGCCTGTACTGGAAGTACGAGACGGTCCTCAAGTACCACGAGGGCAAGCTCGGCTGCGTGCTGGGCGCGAACGGCGGGCTGTACGCGGTGCGCCGGCTGCTCTTCCGGCCGCTGCGCGAGACCACCATCATCGACGACTTCGTGGTGCCGATCCGCATCGCGGCGCGCGGCTGGCGGATCCCCTACGACCCGGAGGCGGTCGCGTACGAGGAGACCACCGAGGAGGTCGCGGCCGACTTCGCGCGGCGGGCGCGGATCGGGGCCGGGGACTGGCAGGCGCTGGCGCTGGTGCCGGAGGCGCTCGACCCTCGGCTCGGGTTCCTGCCCTTCGCCTTCGTCTCGCACAAGCTCCTGCGGTGGCTCGCGCCCTTCCTGCTCGCGGCGGCGCTGGCCGGCTCGCTCGCGCTGGCCGTCACCGGAGGCCTCGCGGCCAGGGCGCTGCTCCTCGCCCAGCTCGCGTTCTACGGGCTGGCGCTGGCGGGCCGGCGTCGCCCGTCCGGCCCGTGGCGCCGGCCTGCCGCCCTGGCCTGGTACTTCGTCTCCATGAACGCGGCGCTGGCGGTGGGGCTGTGGCGGTTCGTGAGCGGCACCCAGCGCGCCGCCTGGAGCCGCACGCGCCGGGCGGCGCCCGACGTGCCGGGGGTGCCGACGGCCTGA
- a CDS encoding amidohydrolase, translating into MTPDLLVLGTIHTLDPARPRAEALLARHGRVLELGSAAACRAAAAPGARVLDLAGGSAVPGLADAHGHVLLHARSLEEVKLSGARDEAACAALAAERARALPPGSWVRGRGWDQNRWPGGAFPGLAALDAAVPDHPVLLERVDGHMAWVNGRALALAGIGPGTADPPGGRIARDERGRPTGLLVDAAQDLVHGRIPHPSAREVERLLRLGLADLVRLGLTAVHDAGCTSSVLRCYAGLADGDALPLRVYAMIDGGQPEGALRAELARWSATPAIGRLDVRAVKLFADGALGSRGAALLDGYADDPGNRGLFLTPPQALRARLELVAGGGFQPAVHAIGDAACREVIAALVELGREHDLSRLRPRVEHLQLARAEDLDHMREACAVASMQPLHAVSDAPWVAARLGGSSPALAGAYAWRQVLARGIPLALGSDFPVESPDPRLGLRAAELRRPAGAAEPWHPAERLTRLEALHGFTWGPAFASFAEGRRGVLQPGADADLTAFGGDVLEVPAERLGQLPVVATVVGGRVEHGRVS; encoded by the coding sequence ATGACCCCCGATCTCCTCGTCCTCGGGACCATCCACACGCTCGATCCGGCGCGCCCGCGCGCCGAGGCGCTGCTCGCCAGGCACGGCCGCGTCCTGGAGCTGGGGAGCGCCGCCGCCTGCCGCGCGGCCGCCGCGCCGGGCGCGCGCGTGCTCGACCTGGCGGGGGGCTCGGCCGTCCCGGGCCTCGCCGACGCCCACGGCCACGTGCTGCTCCACGCCCGCTCCCTGGAGGAGGTGAAGCTCTCCGGCGCGCGCGACGAGGCCGCCTGCGCGGCCCTCGCGGCGGAGCGGGCGCGCGCGCTCCCGCCGGGGAGCTGGGTGCGCGGCCGCGGCTGGGATCAGAACCGCTGGCCCGGCGGCGCCTTCCCGGGCCTCGCCGCGCTCGACGCCGCGGTGCCCGACCACCCGGTGCTCCTCGAGCGGGTGGACGGCCACATGGCGTGGGTGAACGGGCGGGCGCTCGCCCTGGCCGGGATCGGGCCCGGCACGGCCGACCCTCCGGGCGGCCGGATCGCGCGGGACGAGCGAGGCCGCCCCACCGGCCTGCTCGTGGACGCGGCGCAGGACCTCGTCCACGGGCGCATCCCGCACCCCTCGGCGCGCGAGGTGGAGCGCCTGCTCCGCCTGGGCCTCGCCGACCTGGTCCGGCTGGGGCTCACCGCCGTCCACGACGCCGGCTGCACCTCCTCGGTGCTGCGCTGCTACGCCGGCCTGGCCGACGGCGACGCGCTGCCGCTCCGGGTGTACGCCATGATCGACGGCGGCCAGCCGGAGGGGGCGCTGCGCGCCGAGCTGGCGCGCTGGTCCGCCACGCCGGCCATCGGCCGCCTCGACGTCCGGGCCGTGAAGCTGTTCGCCGACGGCGCGCTCGGCAGCCGCGGCGCGGCGCTCCTCGACGGCTACGCCGACGACCCCGGGAACCGCGGGCTGTTCCTCACGCCGCCGCAGGCGCTGCGCGCGCGGCTCGAGCTGGTGGCGGGCGGCGGCTTCCAGCCCGCCGTCCACGCCATCGGGGACGCCGCCTGCCGCGAGGTCATCGCCGCGCTCGTCGAGCTGGGCCGCGAGCACGACCTGTCCCGGCTCCGGCCGCGGGTGGAGCACCTGCAGCTCGCGCGCGCGGAGGACCTCGACCACATGCGCGAGGCGTGCGCCGTCGCCTCCATGCAGCCGCTCCACGCGGTGAGCGACGCCCCCTGGGTCGCCGCGCGGCTGGGCGGGAGCTCGCCCGCGCTCGCCGGCGCCTACGCCTGGCGGCAGGTGCTGGCGCGCGGCATCCCGCTCGCGCTCGGCTCCGACTTCCCGGTGGAGAGCCCGGACCCGCGGCTCGGGCTCCGCGCCGCCGAGCTGCGCCGGCCGGCCGGGGCCGCGGAGCCCTGGCACCCGGCCGAGCGGCTCACGCGCCTCGAGGCGCTGCACGGGTTCACCTGGGGCCCCGCCTTCGCCTCCTTCGCGGAGGGGCGGCGCGGCGTGCTGCAGCCGGGCGCCGACGCCGACCTGACCGCCTTCGGCGGCGACGTCCTCGAGGTCCCGGCCGAACGGCTCGGCCAGCTCCCCGTCGTCGCCACCGTGGTGGGCGGGCGGGTGGAGCACGGCCGCGTGTCCTAG
- a CDS encoding CHAP domain-containing protein, translating into MAAAVKAVSSLVGQRQVVLAGVDYGPGCAALARAAFARAGRPLPAEARDAAALHALAQARGALLPTRTPSAGDLVFLADRPGGPPVHVGVVERAEADGTAVVLHRVARGVLPVRLNLAYPSRSDDPATGKHINDALRVGARAVPAGSLVVSVSDLLRRR; encoded by the coding sequence GTGGCGGCGGCGGTCAAGGCGGTCTCGTCGCTCGTCGGGCAGCGGCAGGTGGTGCTCGCGGGCGTCGACTACGGGCCCGGGTGCGCGGCGCTGGCGCGCGCGGCCTTCGCGCGCGCCGGGCGGCCGCTCCCCGCCGAGGCGCGCGACGCGGCGGCGCTGCACGCGCTCGCCCAGGCGCGCGGCGCCCTCCTCCCCACCCGCACCCCCTCCGCCGGCGATCTGGTCTTCCTCGCCGATCGCCCGGGTGGGCCGCCCGTCCACGTCGGCGTCGTCGAGCGCGCGGAGGCGGACGGCACGGCCGTCGTCCTCCACCGGGTCGCGCGCGGGGTGCTGCCGGTGCGGCTCAACCTCGCCTACCCGTCCCGGAGCGACGACCCCGCCACCGGCAAGCACATCAACGACGCGCTGCGCGTCGGCGCACGCGCCGTCCCCGCCGGCAGCCTGGTCGTGAGCGTCTCGGATCTGCTCCGGCGGCGCTGA
- a CDS encoding MFS transporter produces MASLRQTARAAILGLPGLFWVLWGGLLVNRAASFVAALLGIYLVRERGFGAAEAGQVVSLWGAGFIVAGPLGGLLADRIGRRPVMLAGLLCGAAAVGALVVARSPALLALLAFLSSAAGELYRPAAHAALTDVVPVAERARAWGLVYWAVNFGMAVGLLLAAIVAERSLGALFLADAGTTLLFAGLVAARVPETRPAAVRHEPALAGLARVLRDRAFVVFLGLYLASLVVFTQWQLGLPLDMAAHGLGPSAFSVLLGLNCAGVVLLQPLLGARLRGHDPSRLLAASALLFGAGFGVNALGGGLPVYALGTACWTVGEVVGFPAAAALVADLAPVELRGRYQGAFSMSWGVAFTLSPVLAGQVVSRLGGRALWLACLAIAVAVALGYLATGEERRRRVAEARRSADPAVSPGG; encoded by the coding sequence TTGGCCTCCCTGCGCCAGACCGCGCGCGCGGCGATCCTCGGCCTCCCTGGCCTGTTCTGGGTGCTCTGGGGAGGCCTCCTCGTCAACCGCGCGGCGTCGTTCGTGGCGGCGCTGCTCGGGATCTACCTCGTGCGCGAGCGCGGGTTCGGCGCCGCCGAGGCCGGGCAGGTCGTGTCGCTGTGGGGCGCCGGGTTCATCGTGGCGGGCCCGCTCGGGGGCCTCCTCGCCGATCGCATCGGGCGCCGCCCCGTCATGCTCGCAGGGCTCCTCTGCGGGGCGGCCGCCGTCGGCGCGCTGGTGGTGGCGCGCTCGCCGGCGCTGCTCGCGCTGCTCGCGTTCCTCTCCTCGGCGGCCGGAGAGCTCTACCGCCCCGCCGCCCACGCGGCCCTCACCGACGTCGTGCCGGTCGCGGAGCGCGCCCGCGCATGGGGCCTCGTCTACTGGGCCGTGAACTTCGGCATGGCGGTGGGGCTGCTCCTGGCGGCGATCGTGGCCGAGCGGAGCCTCGGCGCGCTCTTCCTGGCCGACGCCGGCACCACGCTGCTCTTCGCCGGGCTCGTCGCGGCGCGGGTCCCGGAGACCCGGCCGGCGGCGGTCCGGCACGAGCCGGCGCTGGCCGGGCTCGCGCGCGTCCTGCGCGACCGCGCCTTCGTCGTGTTCCTCGGGCTCTACCTCGCCTCGCTGGTCGTGTTCACCCAGTGGCAGCTCGGGCTGCCGCTCGACATGGCCGCGCACGGGCTCGGGCCGAGCGCGTTCAGCGTGCTCCTCGGCCTCAACTGCGCCGGGGTGGTGCTGCTCCAGCCGCTGCTGGGCGCGCGGCTGCGCGGGCACGACCCGAGCCGGCTCCTCGCCGCCTCGGCGCTCCTCTTCGGCGCCGGCTTCGGGGTGAACGCGCTCGGAGGCGGCCTGCCCGTGTACGCGCTCGGGACCGCCTGCTGGACCGTCGGCGAGGTGGTGGGCTTCCCGGCGGCGGCGGCGCTCGTCGCCGACCTCGCGCCGGTGGAGCTGCGCGGCCGGTACCAGGGCGCGTTCTCGATGAGCTGGGGCGTGGCCTTCACCCTCTCGCCGGTGCTGGCCGGCCAGGTCGTGAGCCGGCTGGGCGGGCGGGCGCTGTGGCTCGCCTGCCTCGCCATCGCGGTCGCGGTCGCGCTCGGCTACCTCGCCACCGGCGAGGAGCGGCGGCGGCGGGTGGCCGAGGCGCGGCGGAGCGCCGATCCGGCTGTCAGCCCGGGCGGTTAG